A stretch of Lathyrus oleraceus cultivar Zhongwan6 chromosome 6, CAAS_Psat_ZW6_1.0, whole genome shotgun sequence DNA encodes these proteins:
- the LOC127094411 gene encoding uncharacterized protein LOC127094411: MADETWKLNVIFGIHNHALTDKLVSHPIVCRLVPEERELVSDMTLNMVVPKNILASLKRKKLLNILNIKQIYNVCTRNNKVVRGLRSKIQELLKLLEDDTYVSRYRVFEDKVTVRDIFWSHPDSIKLFKTFPIVLAINSTYKTNEYKLSLLKIVDVTSTEMTHVVDFAFLKSEKEDNVTRALE, translated from the coding sequence ATGGCGGATGAAACATGGAAATTGAATGTGATTTTTGGTATACATAATCATGCATTGACTGACAAGCTAGTCAGTCATCCCATTGTATGTCGACTTGTTCCGGAGGAGAGGGAGCTTGTTTCGGACATGACATTAAACATGGTGGTGCCCAAAAATATACTCGCATCTTTGAAACGGAAAAAacttttaaatattttaaatatcAAGCAAATATACAACGTGTGTACTCGAAACAACAAGGTCGTAAGAGGACTAAGATCTAAGATACAAGAACTGTTGAAGCTTTTGGAAGATGACACATATGTTTCTAGGTATAGAGTTTTTGAAGATAAAGTCACAGTTCGAGATATATTTTGGAGTCATCCTGATTCCATCAAGTTGTTCAAAACATTTCCCATCGTGCTCGCAATTAACTCAACATACAAAACAAACGAGTATAAACTTTCACTCTTAAAAATTGTTGATGTAACTTCTACAGAGATGACACATGTTGTCGATTTTGCATTTTTGAAATCCGAAAAAGAGGACAATGTTACGCGGGCTTTAGAATAA